A part of Balneolaceae bacterium genomic DNA contains:
- a CDS encoding efflux RND transporter permease subunit, with amino-acid sequence MPIMTLTLWSRSYDDYQIRRVADELALEIKKIDDVAQTSLHGGRTRQVRVQLDKARMASYGIDPMQVAGQIRAANRELSFGLL; translated from the coding sequence GTGCCCATCATGACGCTGACCCTGTGGAGCCGCAGCTACGACGACTACCAGATCCGGCGGGTGGCCGACGAGCTGGCCCTGGAGATCAAGAAAATCGACGACGTGGCGCAGACCAGCCTGCACGGGGGACGAACCCGGCAGGTTCGCGTGCAGCTCGACAAGGCCAGGATGGCCTCCTACGGCATCGATCCCATGCAGGTGGCCGGCCAGATCCGCGCGGCCAACCGGGAGCTTTCGTTCGGGCTCCTTTGA
- a CDS encoding AAA family ATPase, producing MNQLDAASLRKACDARQFDFESTEEISNRVKVLGQERLTSSLDFGTGIDRKGYNIFALGPHETDKRGHILEYLEEASADEETPGDLCYVNNFDDRYEPAALHMPRGRGCELKEWMEKLIEDLPPTLTAAFETEEYENRRQALQDEVQDQQDQTFEELQEEAREKGLSLLRTPAGFTFAPIKEDGDLMNQEEVNSLSQEKRQELQEKTKGLQEKLQELIRQMPSAQRELRRKKKELDKEIATFAIKDLFDDIREAFSELKRVQDFLDAVELDIVENVQAIMSNQGQQQGGNQMAQMMGGRQARLQGTDSGTPVLDRYRVNVLVDHAETEGAPVVYEDNPNYKNLVGRVEYKSRMGALTTNFNLIKPGALHRANGGYLVLDARQVLLEPFAWEGLKRALKSGRLKIESLGESYSMISTVSLSPEPVDLEVKVVLLGQRMLYYLLCEHDPEFQKLFKVEADFEDEIDRNGDNQEHYSQLIAGLIEENGLRHFDRKAVARIIEQGSRMTGDNEKLSTQTEELKDLLIEADHWAEENDNGHVHYEDVEKAIEHKIYRSARLRDKVQETIERGTIFIDTEGEAVGQVNGLSVLQLGNLMFGRPNRITARVQLGKGEIINIEREVEMSGPIHSKGVLIIKGYLGERYARERPLAMSASLVFEQSYGNIDGDSASAAELFALLSAIGDLPLKQSFSVTGSVNQHGQIQPIGGVNEKIEGYFDVCSKKGLTGEQGVIIPKANEKNLMLRSDVVEAVEEGRFHIWSIETLDEGMELLTGMTAGEEQPDGSFPEDTVNHLIREKLSDFAERRKEFATPENGRK from the coding sequence CTTTGAATCCACCGAAGAAATCTCCAACCGGGTCAAGGTGCTCGGCCAGGAGCGATTGACCTCGTCCCTGGATTTCGGCACGGGCATCGACCGCAAGGGCTACAACATCTTTGCCCTGGGTCCCCATGAGACCGACAAGCGGGGACACATCCTGGAGTACCTGGAGGAGGCCTCCGCTGATGAGGAGACCCCGGGGGATCTCTGCTACGTGAACAACTTCGACGACCGCTACGAACCCGCGGCCCTGCATATGCCTCGCGGCCGCGGCTGCGAGCTGAAGGAGTGGATGGAGAAGCTGATCGAGGACCTGCCTCCCACGCTGACGGCCGCCTTCGAGACCGAGGAGTACGAAAACCGCCGCCAGGCCCTGCAGGATGAGGTGCAGGACCAGCAGGACCAGACTTTCGAGGAGCTGCAGGAGGAGGCCCGGGAGAAGGGACTCTCGCTGCTCCGCACTCCCGCGGGCTTTACCTTCGCGCCCATCAAGGAGGACGGCGACCTGATGAACCAGGAGGAGGTGAACAGCCTTTCCCAGGAGAAACGCCAGGAGCTGCAGGAGAAGACCAAGGGCCTGCAGGAGAAGCTCCAGGAACTGATACGCCAGATGCCGTCCGCCCAGCGCGAGCTGCGCCGCAAGAAGAAGGAGCTGGACAAGGAGATCGCCACCTTTGCCATCAAGGACCTCTTTGACGACATCCGGGAGGCCTTCTCCGAGTTGAAACGCGTGCAGGACTTTCTGGACGCCGTGGAGCTGGACATCGTGGAGAACGTGCAGGCCATCATGAGCAACCAGGGTCAGCAGCAGGGCGGCAACCAGATGGCCCAGATGATGGGCGGCCGGCAAGCCCGGCTGCAGGGCACCGACTCGGGCACCCCGGTGCTGGACCGGTACCGGGTGAACGTGCTGGTGGACCACGCCGAAACCGAGGGCGCCCCGGTGGTCTACGAGGACAATCCCAACTACAAGAACCTGGTCGGCCGCGTGGAGTACAAGTCACGCATGGGCGCCCTGACCACGAATTTCAATTTGATCAAGCCGGGCGCCCTCCACCGCGCCAACGGGGGCTACCTGGTGCTGGACGCGCGGCAGGTGCTGCTGGAGCCCTTCGCCTGGGAGGGACTGAAGCGCGCCCTCAAATCGGGCAGGCTCAAGATCGAGTCCCTCGGCGAATCCTACAGCATGATCAGCACGGTTTCGCTTTCGCCCGAGCCGGTGGACCTGGAGGTGAAGGTGGTGCTGCTGGGGCAGCGCATGCTCTACTACCTGCTCTGTGAGCACGACCCCGAATTCCAGAAGCTCTTCAAGGTGGAGGCCGACTTCGAGGACGAGATTGACCGCAACGGCGACAACCAGGAGCACTACTCGCAGCTGATCGCCGGCCTTATCGAGGAGAACGGCCTGCGGCACTTCGACCGGAAGGCCGTGGCCCGCATCATCGAGCAGGGATCGCGGATGACCGGCGACAACGAGAAGCTCTCCACGCAGACCGAGGAGCTGAAGGACCTGCTGATTGAGGCCGACCACTGGGCCGAGGAGAACGATAACGGCCACGTGCACTACGAAGACGTGGAGAAGGCCATCGAGCACAAGATCTACCGCTCGGCGCGCCTGCGCGACAAGGTGCAGGAGACCATCGAGCGGGGCACCATCTTCATCGACACGGAAGGGGAGGCCGTCGGGCAGGTGAACGGCCTGTCGGTGCTGCAGCTGGGCAACCTGATGTTCGGGCGGCCCAACCGCATTACCGCCCGCGTGCAGCTGGGCAAGGGCGAGATCATCAACATCGAGCGCGAGGTGGAGATGAGCGGTCCCATTCACTCCAAGGGCGTGCTGATTATCAAGGGCTACCTGGGCGAGCGCTACGCGCGGGAACGTCCCCTGGCCATGTCCGCCTCCCTCGTATTCGAACAGTCCTACGGGAACATCGACGGCGACAGCGCCTCGGCAGCCGAACTGTTCGCGCTGCTCTCGGCCATAGGCGACCTCCCCCTGAAACAGTCGTTCAGCGTAACCGGCTCGGTCAACCAGCACGGGCAGATCCAGCCCATCGGCGGGGTGAACGAGAAGATCGAGGGCTACTTCGACGTCTGCAGCAAAAAGGGGCTCACCGGCGAGCAGGGCGTGATCATCCCCAAGGCCAACGAGAAGAACCTGATGCTGCGCAGCGACGTGGTGGAGGCGGTGGAGGAGGGCCGGTTCCACATCTGGTCCATCGAAACCCTCGACGAGGGCATGGAGCTGCTCACCGGCATGACCGCCGGCGAGGAGCAGCCGGACGGCAGTTTCCCCGAGGATACCGTCAATCACCTTATCCGGGAAAAGCTCTCCGACTTTGCCGAGCGCCGCAAGGAATTCGCAACCCCTGAAAACGGCAGGAAGTAG
- a CDS encoding universal stress protein — translation MAEESEKERVLREILVAVDTSPHSHAALEAAVTLAHILEANVKGLFVENELWGRLSDLPVTTSISELTGEEGPLERDTVEEKMTRLRNRIRDRMHDLGQHYQVTYSMETASGKVDEKVLEASRRSDLITLGLKGNYAKRGRLGSTARAIIRQSDKPVLILEKGMYVGTVLTVVYDGSPSGRKGLAIALQIAKNDNSRLSVLVTGEGDKLTEERRVEVRDVLDRHRVFADVQAMPHADLGSFMDVVYRQRCGLLVLPKGMEVVSKYLDSLLRNVKCPLLLVS, via the coding sequence ATGGCCGAAGAATCCGAAAAAGAACGGGTGCTGCGGGAGATCCTGGTGGCGGTGGACACCTCCCCGCACAGCCACGCCGCCCTGGAGGCCGCCGTCACGCTGGCCCACATCCTGGAAGCCAACGTGAAGGGCCTCTTCGTGGAGAACGAGCTCTGGGGCCGGCTGTCCGACCTGCCGGTCACCACCAGCATCAGCGAGCTCACCGGGGAGGAGGGACCCCTCGAAAGGGACACGGTGGAGGAGAAGATGACCCGCCTGCGCAACCGCATCCGGGACCGCATGCACGACCTGGGCCAGCATTACCAGGTAACCTATTCCATGGAGACCGCCAGCGGCAAGGTGGACGAAAAGGTGCTGGAGGCCTCCAGGCGGTCGGACCTGATCACGCTGGGACTGAAAGGCAACTACGCCAAAAGGGGGCGGCTGGGCTCCACGGCCCGGGCCATCATCCGGCAATCCGACAAACCCGTGCTGATCCTGGAGAAGGGGATGTACGTGGGGACGGTGTTGACGGTGGTCTATGACGGATCGCCGTCAGGACGGAAAGGACTGGCCATCGCCCTGCAGATTGCGAAAAACGACAACAGCCGGCTGTCCGTGCTGGTGACGGGGGAGGGTGACAAGTTGACCGAGGAGCGGCGCGTCGAAGTTCGCGACGTGCTGGACCGGCACCGGGTCTTCGCAGACGTGCAGGCCATGCCCCATGCCGACCTGGGCAGTTTTATGGACGTCGTCTACAGGCAACGGTGCGGGCTGTTGGTCCTGCCGAAGGGGATGGAGGTGGTGAGCAAGTACCTCGATTCGCTGCTGCGCAACGTGAAATGTCCGCTGCTGCTGGTGAGCTAG